A stretch of the Nematostella vectensis chromosome 1, jaNemVect1.1, whole genome shotgun sequence genome encodes the following:
- the LOC116619339 gene encoding uncharacterized protein LOC116619339 isoform X3, whose protein sequence is MQALNSQRSFYMESSEIIVGTWNSSSTQFKRVLRKIYFPEQIVRRYHGSTTSICHPSFPGWPFHTHQESLLHEIISKTPSAKQAGFCSEDIQVE, encoded by the exons ATGCAAGCCCTAAACAGTCAAAG ATCATTTTACATGGAATCCTCTGAAATCATTGTTGGAACGTGGAATAGCTCGTCTACTCAGTTCAAAAGAGTCCTTcgcaaaatttattttccagaGCAG ATTGTGAGACGGTATCATGGCAGCACCACCTCCATCTGTCATCCTTCTTTCCCAGGCTGGCCCTTTCACACGCACCAGGAGTCCCTTCTGCATGAGATCATCTCCAAAACACCATCTGCTAAACAG GCAGGATTTTGCTCAGAGGATATTCAGGTTGAATGA
- the LOC116619312 gene encoding uncharacterized protein LOC116619312: MPFDEEEEEEPKSYLELLGTNDHPLEEPAASPDPIALYSGFSELDKLREENRLLKAEVESLRSQLTSSRRQPVPSAEVINFFRDFVSFNDVTNIQYSAVGGAPCQEYTIRANLNPGPTTSQNQRSRDDVKLLDSSDVYVNRNALRSCVQAGHSAKSPIGLLKKLIPIVFSAEELARSCGQGLARGGASQKEDEKAPLDQHKVNACKDYLVAFCLQNKMAQPGAQGINKAFTQQITYARTKLKIQSAAVNTE; the protein is encoded by the exons ATGCCATtcgatgaggaggaggaggaggagccCAAAAGCTATTTAGAACTGCTAGGCACGAACGACCATCCCTTGGAGGAGCCAGCAGCATCCCCAGATCCCATTGCACTTTATTCTGGCTTCTCTGAGTTGGACAAGCTAAGAGAGGAGAATCGTCTCCTAAAGGCCGAGGTCGAAAGCCTCAGAAGCCAGTTGACCTCCTCTAGGAGACAACCAG TGCCATCTGCTGAAGTTATCAACTTTTTCCGTGACTTTGTCTCATTTAATGATGTCACAAACATCCAATACTCTGCTGTCGGTGGTGCTCCTTGTCAAGAGTACACGATCAGGGCAAACCTAAACCCAGGACCCACAACAAGCCAG aatcAGCGCAGCAGGGATGACGTTAAACTGCTGGATTCAAGCGACGTTTATGTCAACCGGAATGCTTTGCGAAGCTGTGTACAAGCAGGGCACTCAGCAAAAAGCCCCATTGGGCTTTTAAAGAAACTCATTCCGATAGTTTTTTCTGCCGAGGAGCTTGCAAGGTCGTGCGGCCAAGGACTCGCTCGCGGAGGGGCATCTCAGAAGGAGGATGAGAAAGCCCCTCTTGACCAGCACAAGGTCAATGCTTGCAAAG ATTACCTTGTCGCCTTCTGCCTCCAGAATAAAATGGCCCAGCCAGGAGCGCAAGGGATAAATAAAGCGTTCACGCAACAAATTACATATGCGAggacaaaattaaaaatacagaGTGCTGCCGTGAACACTGAGTAG
- the LOC116620789 gene encoding uncharacterized protein LOC116620789, which translates to MKHAAEALQHSISGKAKTIKGVKGFSWLSVLKYHDIIRGTAIDYMHGVLLGVQKLLLRLWFDSSNSRKIFSLSKYVNVIDSRLQLITPTLELKRLPRSISEHLNHWKANELRSFLLYYGLPVLFGLLPENSFQHYFCFVRANFLLLQESISPNDLKTAEELLQSFCSNFSRLYEERYMTLNFHQLLHLVDNVRDLGPLYTHSCFSFEDKNGFILKLIHGTQFIDSQILAAVSFTQKLPELREKCLAPGSDEDTLYWKLMHPRREEILKHTYVLGAFYRKQLNEHELLALENYLKQTPTFMNIIAFNRIERKSAFIYGFDYKRMSRRNCSTVKYSTSNSIAFVQVKCFIKVNVGAARNVHYLAIATPLECPNGQVSCF; encoded by the coding sequence ATGAAACATGCTGCTGAAGCTCTACAACATTCTATTTCTGGAAAAGCAAAAACTATTAAAGGTGTGAAAGGTTTTAGTTGGCTTTCTGTTTTGAAATATCACGACATTATTCGTGGTACAGCGATAGACTATATGCATGGCGTCCTGTTGGGGGTTCAGAAATTGCTCCTCAGGTTATGGTTTGATAGCAGTAACTCCAGGAAGATATTCAGTCTGAGCAAGTACGTCAATGTCATCGATTCCAGGTTGCAACTAATTACACCTACTCTCGAACTAAAACGTCTACCAAGATCAATTTCAGAGCACCTAAACCACTGGAAAGCGAACGAGTTGCGCTCGTTTCTGCTTTATTACGGTCTACCAGTGCTGTTTGGTTTATTACCGGAAAACTCCTTCCAGCACTATTTCTGTTTCGTCCGTGCGAATTTCTTACTTTTACAAGAAAGTATTTCGCCTAATGATCTAAAGACCGCGGAAGAGCTTTTACAAAGCTTCTGCTCAAACTTTTCAAGACTGTATGAAGAACGATACATGACTCTTAATTTTCATCAACTATTACATTTGGTGGATAATGTAAGGGATCTCGGGCCTCTATATACTCACAGCTGCTTTTCATTTGAAGATAAGAATGGATTCATACTTAAATTGATACACGGAACTCAATTTATTGACAGCCAGATCTTGGCAGCAGTATCGTTTACACAAAAACTACCTGAGTTGCGAGAGAAATGTCTAGCACCTGGCTCAGATGAAGACACTTTGTATTGGAAATTAATGCATCCAAGAAGGGAAGAAATATTGAAACATACATATGTTTTAGGTGCTTTCTATCGGAAACAGTTGAATGAGCATGAACTTTTAGCACTTGAAAATTATCTAAAACAAACACCTACTTTCATGAATATTATTGCATTTAATAGAATTGAACGGAAGTCTGCGTTTATTTATGGTTTTGATTATAAGAGAATGTCGAGACGGAACTGTTCTACTGTGAAGTATTCTACGAGCAACTCTATCGCATTCGTGCAAGTGAAATGCTTCATAAAAGTTAACGTTGGTGCTGCAAGAAACGTTCACTATCTGGCGATCGCAACTCCATTAGAATGCCCTAATGGACAAGTTAGTTGTTTTTAA